TCCAGCACGCCGCTGGTGACGTAGCACCCGGCGATGGTGCCCACCTTGCCGTGCTTGAACGTCTGCCGGACCACCGCGCGGCCCAGGTGAACCACTTCCTCGATCGGCTTGAGCCGGCCCTCGAGGGCCGCCTTCACGTCGTCGACGAGGTTGTAGATGATCTGGTACTCGCGGAGGCTGATCTCGCGCCCCTCGGCCAGTTTCAGGGCCGCGTCGTCGGCTGTCACGTTGAACCCGACGATGAGCGTGTCCTGCGGGCTGGTGAGCGCCAGTTGCACGTCGGACTCGGTGATGGCCCCGATGCCGGCGTGCAGCACGCGGGTGGTCACCTCCTCGTGCGTCAGCTTCTCCAGTTCCTTGCGGATGGCCTCGACCGACCCGCGGGCCTCGGCCTTCAGGATGATCTTCAGCTCGGTGATCTTGAGCTTGCTCTTGGCGGCCGAGAGCATGTCGATGTCTTTGACCGCGGTGAACCGGTTGAGCGACGCCTCGCGGTCCTTCTTTTCGCGGGCCTCGGCGATCTTCGCCGCGGTGGTCAGTTCGTCGACCGCGTAGAACGGGTCGTCGGCGTTGGGTACGCCGCCCAGCCCGGTGATGAGCACCGGGGTGCTCGGCCCGGCCTCCTCGATCGACAGGCCCAGGTCGTTCTGCATGGACCGGACGCGCCCGAAGTTCGCACCGCACAGGACGATGTCGCCCAGTTTCAGCGTGCCCTGTTGGACGAGCACGGTCGCCATCACGCCCTCGTCCGAGGTCATGTAGGCCTCGAGGCAGGTACCGAACGCCGGGCGGTCCGGGTCGGCCTGGAGGTCGTCGGCGAGGTTGATTTCCGCTTCGATCAGGATCGCGTTGAGCAGGTCGTCGATGCCCTGCCCGGTGAGCGCGGAGGTCTCGACGAACTGGATGTCGCCGCCCATGTCGTCGGGGAGCAGTTCCAGGTTGTAGAGCTGGCGCCGGGTGCGATCGACGTTGGCGTTCGGCGCGTCCACCTTGTTGATGGCGACGATGATGCGGACGTCCGCGGCGCGGGCGTGGGCCACGGCCTCTTCCGTCTGGGGCATCACGCCGTCGGTCGCCGCGACCACGATGACCGCGATGTCCGTGACGTTGGCCCCACGGGCGCGCATCTTGGTGAACGCTTCGTGGCCCGGGGTGTCGAGGAACGTGATCGGCCGCTCGATGACCTTTTCGCCGGTCTCCGGGTCCTCGATCTTGTGCGTCACGGACCACGCGCGGATGACCTGCGTGATGCCGCCGACCTCGCCGGCCGCGACGTTCGACCGCCGGATCTTGTCCAGCAGCGACGTTTTGCCGTGGTCCACGTGGCCCATGATCGTGACGACCGGGGGCCGCGGGCGGAGCTTCTCGGAGTCCACTTCGCGCGTCAGCCGCTCGAAGTCCTCGATCAGCAGTTCCTCGGCGGTCTTCTGCCGCTTAACGATCAGCTCGATGTTCTTCTCGACGGCGATCAGCGCGGCCGTTTCAAAATCAACAGGCGAGTTGTTGCCGTAGAGCTGGCTCGTTTCCTTAAGGAGCCGCTTGGACAGCTCGCCCGTCTTCATGCCGATCGCTTCGGACAGGCTGCGGACCGTGATCGGCAGCGTGATCTCGATCTTCCCTTCCTTGATCGTCACCACCTGCTGCCCGCGGCGGATGGCCTTGCGGAGCAGCGCCTGGCGCGGGCCGCGGCGCGACCCCCACTGCTGCTCGACCATCTCGACGCCGCCGGACCCGATGACGACCGATCCGCGGTCGACGCGCGGCCCGCCGGTCGAGCGCCCGCGGTCGCCCGCGGTGCGCCCCTTCTGCCGCGCGTCGCGCCCGATGACGCCGGCCTTCTTCTTCTCTTCCTCGTCGTCCACGACCTCGCCGGGGCGGGGCGGGAAGCCCGGTGCCGCGCCGGGGCGCGGCGGGCCGCCAGGACCCGCCGGTGCGCCCGGTTTGGCGGGGCGCGCCGGAGCGGCGACGGGGTACGAGTGATTTCGTTCAGCGACACCCGCTGGCCGCGCGCACTGGCTTGGCGCAGCCGGTCGATCATTTCGGGCGTGAGTTTGACCGACGATGCCGCCTGACCCGAGCCGGCCGGCTTGGGCGGACCACCGGGTCCGGGGCGGCCACCGGGACCACCGGGACCGCGCGGACCACCGGGAGAATTACCACCCGGACCGGGGCCGCCGGGACCGGACGGACGCTGACCGGGCGCGCCCGTGACGCCGGACGATCGTTGCGATCCGGGCGGCGGTGCCCCGCCACCGGTACGAGGAGCGGCGATGTGCTTGGGCGGTGGCGGCGCTGGACGGCGGCTCAGCACCGACGGCGTCGAGGACATGCCCATGTTCTGCGGAATAATGTTTCGCGGCGAACCCGGCGGTGGGAGCGGGGCCTGCATCGTCGGCGCTGCTGGCTTCGGCGCGGGCGCCGGAGTAACAGGGGCAGCAGGAGCCGACGCGGTCACGACCGGAGCCGCGGGTGCGGCCGGCTTCGCTTCGACCGGCGCAACAGGAGTCACAACCGGAGTTGGGGTCGGGGCCACAGTTGCGGCCGTCACGACCGGAGTTGGTGTTTCGGGTGCGGCCGGCTTCGCTTCGACCGACGCGGCAGGGGTCACGACCGGAACCGGGGCAGGCGCGGCCACAGCAGGAGCCACGGGTTCCGGCGGCACGGCCGGCGTCGGGGCAACGGGCGCGTTGGACCGCGGCGGCGCAACGGGCGCGGGGCGCCCGCCCGTGTTCAGGTTCCGCATCCCGCCGGCCCCGAGCGCGGGGATGACGTTCTTCGGCGGCGCGGGTGGGGCAACGGGCCGCGCCACGGGGGTCGCGGACACAACCGGCTTCGCCGGGGCCTCGGCAACAACAACAGGTACGGGGGCCGGTGCGACCGGCGCAGCGGGCGGAGTTACGACCGCGGGCGCGGGGACAACGGGCGGAGCCGCTACGGGCTGCGCGACAACGGGTGCGACCGGTTCAGCGGGCTTGGGAGCCGGCTTCGGGATGGCTTTGGGAATAGCGTGAATGGGTTTAGCGAGTGGAGGAATGACGTTCTTCGGCGGAACGCCGGGTGGGGGGGTAGGGGCGTGACCGGCTCCGGGCTTCGGACCTTTTTTGGCCCGTTCCTTCAGCGCGTCGGCTTGTTCCGTTAACAAGCCGCTCAACTGGTTCGTGATATCGGCGTAACCGAGTTCCTTGCAATAGTCGAGGAGCAGTTTGCTCTCGACGTTCAGCTCCTTAGCCAGGGTAAAAACCCGGACCTTCTTTTCTTTGGCATCCTTCGTGTCTTTCGACGTCGTATTCGACAAGCGGAACTCCTCTGGGGGTGCTCCGAACAACCCCCGAACCGGCCCGCACGCAGCGGGCATGCCGGATCGACCGATCGCGCCCCGAACGAGTTATATTCTAATCAAGCCGCCCCCGCTGAAAAGGGGACTCTGGGCAGGAGCGCGGAATACGGCAGAAAGAGCGCGAATTCGGAAAGCCCGGCCCCGGGCCGTTGGGCGTTCCGAATTCTGCGATCCGCGTACCAAATCCCGCGTTTTTGACTCATTCGGCCGGCTTGTCCGCGTCGGAAGGCGCGGGCGCCGGTGTACCGGTCTCCTCACTGGAATTAGAGACGATCGTAGGCTCTTCGGGTTCGGAGAGTTCGGAAGTTTCCCCAATCTCAGAACCCGCGGCACCCTCACCGACTTCGGAAACCCCGGAAACTTCCCCGGCTTCCAGAGCCGCGACACCCTCTGCGCCCTCGGCGGTTTCG
The Gemmata palustris DNA segment above includes these coding regions:
- the infB gene encoding translation initiation factor IF-2, translating into MVEQQWGSRRGPRQALLRKAIRRGQQVVTIKEGKIEITLPITVRSLSEAIGMKTGELSKRLLKETSQLYGNNSPVDFETAALIAVEKNIELIVKRQKTAEELLIEDFERLTREVDSEKLRPRPPVVTIMGHVDHGKTSLLDKIRRSNVAAGEVGGITQVIRAWSVTHKIEDPETGEKVIERPITFLDTPGHEAFTKMRARGANVTDIAVIVVAATDGVMPQTEEAVAHARAADVRIIVAINKVDAPNANVDRTRRQLYNLELLPDDMGGDIQFVETSALTGQGIDDLLNAILIEAEINLADDLQADPDRPAFGTCLEAYMTSDEGVMATVLVQQGTLKLGDIVLCGANFGRVRSMQNDLGLSIEEAGPSTPVLITGLGGVPNADDPFYAVDELTTAAKIAEAREKKDREASLNRFTAVKDIDMLSAAKSKLKITELKIILKAEARGSVEAIRKELEKLTHEEVTTRVLHAGIGAITESDVQLALTSPQDTLIVGFNVTADDAALKLAEGREISLREYQIIYNLVDDVKAALEGRLKPIEEVVHLGRAVVRQTFKHGKVGTIAGCYVTSGVLERSARVRVIRGGVVVFPPAEKVVGLDSLKRFKDDAKDVREGFECGLKITGFDDIKVDDVIEAFKIEIRHRTL